From the Oncorhynchus kisutch isolate 150728-3 linkage group LG27, Okis_V2, whole genome shotgun sequence genome, the window GCTCTTTGATGAGGAGTGACTGGATGAAGTGGATGGCTGAGAGGTCCTGGAGTTCATTCTCTGTGTAGTCAATGTTGATCTGGGAGATGTTGAGGAAAGTCTCCTGCTTGTCTTCTCCAAGAAATGGTGAAGTCCCCGTCAACATCATGTAGGCCAACACCCCTATGCTCCTTGGTTCGCAAGACATAGCATACCAAATTATCTGTTGCCATTGAAAGAAATGGAACCTGTCATCACTAAGTCAAACATATAGGTTGAGATTTTACTCATCTTACCACATGTCAGTTGCTGTGCTGATTGGTTCATAATTTAGAATCTCTGGGGCTGCAAACAAGAGAAACAGTGAATATTTTTGCTAAAGTAAGACGTGATCATCCAAGTTGTTTGAGTCAATGTAAGTAAGTTCAATAAAAATACAATCAAAAGGGGTTATCACTCACCGACATACTCTGGTGTGCCCATGATCTCCCTGAGCTCCTGGTTCTGACACAGCCTTCTGGAAAGGCCAAAGTCCACTATCTTTATATCCCCCAGAGGACAGGCACTGGTCAGCAGGATATTCTGAGGCTGAGGGACAAGACCATTCAATGGGACAGTGGATGAGGATCATTGAATCGTTCAGCCTTTCCTCTGTTCATTCTGTCATGATGTTATGGAGAACCATTTAATCTGACCTTTCTTTCCAAAATGTTTAAACAGAATGCTAAAATGgagaacaaaaataaaataaaaaaatcagtcAGATGTCACAAATACAGCATCATACTATGCACCTTGAGGTCCAGGTGGACAATGTTGTTCCTGTGTAGGAAGGCCACACCCTCCAGGATCTGTCTCATTAACCATTTGACCTCCTCCTGGGTGAAGGCCTCGTCTCTCTCGGCAACACACTGGTTAAAGATCTCCCCTCCCGCCGCACtatggacacagacacacagccgaGTGAGAGTGGTTTATTGGAATGATGGAAAATGTCCCTGAGGACACTGTAGTGGAAAAGATGAAGAGGATACTAACAGTCTCTCTACATAATCAACACCTATGCGGCGATCCATAATTTAAACTGAAGAATAGAGTTCATTCAACAATATGGTCTAAGTAAAATAAAACTCAAAACAGTGTTTCTGAAATTAATGAGGTACAAATTTCAAATTTAGACAAAACAGTGTCCTTAGCTGTCCTCTTTGCCCCTGTTTATAGACAATGTGAGAGGATGACCAGTATTTGGTCTCCAACTCCAGTGAGACAAACAGCTCAGCCAATGACCTGATTCTCACTCTGGTATCCCAGTTCAAAGCGGTTCAATTTCTCATTTGTTTACTAGTTTCAAGGACAGAAAAAGAGCCTCAACGGAATTAAAATTGAGGGTGGAGTATGAGCAGTGAGGTAGGTGTGTGCACACGAGCATGTGAGTGTATAGAGGTCAGTGCATGCACACAAGCGTGACTGTATTGCGGTTGATGCGTGTTCGCAGAGAGGCGTGTGTTTTTCCTCTGGTCCAGGCAGCCAAGGTGATGAACTTCCTATTGCACAGCAGCCATCCTCCAGCTCCTCATGTGTCATCTGACAGAACTAAAGAGATCCCACTCCGCTCTGGgtcgctccctccctctgcagCCCCTCGGTGCCTGAACAGAGCTCCGCTATCCCCCTATCCCAACCTGCCCACTTCCTGATTGATCTGACTGCTATGCCCCCAGAATATCTACAAAAACAACCAAGTGTCATTTGCAAATGACATCTCTAGCCCCATTCAGATCATAGATAATTATCAATACCAAACAAAAACAGCAGTTCCGCTCCATTTCCTACCAAAGTGGAGAATGCCCCATTATTTATTGTAATGTAGAAGTCTCTGACCAAGCCAAATAGTATGAGATCTCAACTCACAATTACCCTTTCTCAGAGCATTTCTGTTTTGATTTTCTCATGCGGACAGACCACTCAATAGGGCAGAGAGCCAAGCTTTCACTCACTGGGCACCTTCAAAAGGAGAAGATTAAAACATGAATACAACAAACAAAATGTAATCTGGTCAGAACTATAAATATCTCAGAGTGAGTACTGCCATTGACCTACTCAGTTGACAATCATCTGAAGCACAgaaaacacatacagcagccCCAAAACAACTCACAGTACACTCATCCTGATATTTATCCTATTGAACCACAATTCCATGTCTCTGATGGCATTCAATTCTCATAGTATTTCATATATCTCCTCTTAGATTTGTGCATTCATTGATTGGACTGGTCATGAATTAGTCATTGGAGTGCCACCATGGGCCAGTGAACAGATACGGCACCATTGAACGTGCACTTTCAATTCGATAGGCAAATTTAAGGCAAAGTTCCCTGTTAATATggagaataaaaataaataaaagttacaaAACAATAACCCTTCAAACTATTCAATGTCTGGAATGCCTTCAACACAATGTTGTCATAAGTCTTATAGAAAAAAACTAGTCACTCTAGTGCAAAGTTAGTAGATGAGCAGCTGGTCCCAATGGTAGTAAGAAGCAGCAGGGTTCTGACATCCCTCTAGCCTGCTCTACTCTAGTCAGCAAAGCATGACAGACGCTACAGCGGGGTTTAGTGTTAGCTGGATTACCCTCCTACTCAGGCAGAGGGAGACCGGTGGTCTTTCCAACTCACTGCACAGTTTTTCCAACTGACTCGCCGATTCCCTGCAGTGGGGATTGTGGTATTCATCGTTAGGAACGCGAGTGACGACTTTCTGCAAGCTGCTCTTCTTAGCAGAGCAAAGCTGGAGATCAGAACCAGAGCTTGACATCGCTAGTGAGCTTGAAGATGTCATGCTGGcaggtgcgcacacacacagacaacgtTAAAAGTGAATAGGTGTACACACAAACAGCTGTTTGTAGTAATACTTACTACTCGAGCACCAGGACCATCTCTGTCAGGGTCTCGTAGACTTGGTGCAGGTTGATAATTCTGTGGCTAGTGTTGGTGAGCTCCAGCACAGCGATCTCGTGGAGCACCTCCACTCTGCAGTCCTGACCCTTCCTTCGCTTCTTCAGGAACTTGGCTGCATACTCTGTCCCTGTGCTCTTCTCCATGCACATTTTCACTATGGCAAACTTTCCCCTGGAGACAGATGGGGAACTTAACGTTAAAAATATTGAAGTACCGGCCTTAAATGAGCAAACTTCCCCCTACGATATaaggataaaaataaaaaaggactACAGTGTGTGACTAAATAGTAATGAATCTGTTTGAGAAAGCCAACTACAGTGATACGAAAGTGATTGTTGATGGTGATTACGCATCTTGGTGGATAATCAAGTTAGTAATTTACATCACACTGCTTTGTCCTCCCTTTACTAGAATCCTTACACCTGAATGCAGGTAGACGTAGAGGGAAAATATGGGCAATAGGGTGAAACGGCCATCAATTGTTGTCATGGTCACTGAATATGCCTTCTCCCTGCATTTTCATATTCGTTAAAATCATTAGTAAAACAAAGACGACCTTCAAGCTCACCCAACCATTGATTTTAAAATGACCCACTTTTAAATGACCCAGTGTCCAGACAGAGAGCCATGCTGTGTTAATCAATGACCTCATACAGTATTATTGGCTGGCTAGCGGTCATGTTTTGGCTCTGGGCTTGATGTTCCATTGACTACCTCTACCCTCACATGCAGTGAGATTCAGCAAACTATGCCTTCATACATAGACCTACACATTAGGGCTCCCGAGTGATGCAGCGGTCTAGGGCACTGTTCTAAGTGCTAGAAGCATCacaacagaccctggttcgattcaaggctgtatcacaaccggccatgattggaagTCCAATATCGCagcgcacaattggaccagcgttgtccgggtttagCTGGGGTAGGCAATCATTGtcaacaagaatttgttcttaactgacttgcctcgttacatacagtgccttgcgaaagtattcggcccccttgaactttgcgaccttttgccacatttcaggcttcaaacataaagataaaactttttttttttgtgaagaatcaacaacaagtgggacacaatcatgaagtggaacgacatttattggatatttcaaactttaacaaatcaaaaaaaattgggcgtgcaaaattattcagcccctttactttcagtgcagcaaactctccagaagttcagtgaggatctctgaatgatccaatgttgacctaaatgactaatgatgataaatacaatccacctgtgtgtaatcaagtctccgtataaatgcacctgcactgtaatagtctcagaggtccgttaaaagcgcagagagcatcatgaagaacaaggaacacaccaggcaggtccgagatactgttgtgaagaagtttaaagccggatttggatacaaaaagatttcccaagctttaaacatcccaaggagcactgtgcaagcgataatattgaaatggaaggagtatcagaccactgcaaatctaccaagacctggccgtccctctaaactttcagctcatacaaggagaagactgctcagagatgcagccaagaggcccatgatcactctggatgaactgcagagatctacagctgaggtgggagactctgtccataggacaacaatcagtcgtatattgcacaaatctggcctttatggaagagtggcaagaagaaagccatttcttaaagatatccataaaaagtgtcgtttaaagtttgccacaagccacctgggagacacaccaaacatgtggaagaaggtgctctggtcagatgaaaccaaaattgaactttttggcaacaatgctaaACGTTATGtgtggcgtaaaagcaacacagccatcaccctgaacacaccatccccactgtcaaacatggtggtggcagcatcatggtttgggcctgcttttcttcagcagggacagggaagatggttaaaattaatgggaagatggatggagccaaatacaggaccattctggaagaacctgatggagtctgcaaaagacctgagactgggatggagatttgtcttccaacaagacaatgatccaaaacataaagcaaaatctacaatggaatggttcaaaaataaacatatccaggtgttagaatggccaagtcaaagtccagacctgaatccaataaagaatctgtggaaagaactgaaaactgctgttcaaatgctctccatccaacctcactgagctcgagcggttttgcaaggaggaatgggaaaagatttcagtctctcgatgtgcaaaactgatagagacataccccaagcgacttacagctgtaatcgcagcaaaaggtggcgctacaaagtattaacttaagggggctgaataattttgcacgcccaatttctcagtttttgatttgttaaaaaaagtttgaaatatccaataaatgtcgttctgcttcatgattgtgtcccacttgttgattcttcacaaaaatatacagttttatatctttatgtttgaagcctgaaatgtggcaaaaggtcaaagttcaagggggccgcatactttcgcaaggcactgtataacatgTCAAGGACTGTAACAGACAAGGAAGTCGCCATCAACCATGCCCAATACTATAACCTCAATACATAATAATATGGTAGCAAGTTCAGAGTAGTGCCATGCATGCCTGAATCCCTTAATCCAGTTATTCAAAGCGGAGTGTCTTTAGCCTTTAACCCAGGCTGACGTTGTTAACCCTTGCTGCTGCTGATAAACCCATTCATGTCTTTAGTAGGGAACAGGTGTCTCCATTAAATctggttgtgcgtgtgtgtttggcgAGGGGGATTGCCTAAGTCAGGGGAGGCATAGCTTTGTGAATCTCAAAAgttccagtgcagtcaaaaacttgATTTTCCTGTTAGGACACACAAACCCAGCGCTCAGTGCCGTTTAAtacgagcatggccttatttctatgacagcatattggatgcctgtcattcatattacattcacccagctcaatgtaacattgataggtttagccTACTACGTGATACACACATTTTTCCTATACACATCATGAGGTTggtacaacctagcctatgaatgaataTTTACAACTTAGGTGCACAGGTAGAGAGAACATTTGAGTAATCAAgttgacagacattgacacattcaatatcgTCTTGCAcagtcttgcctgcatctagatgatctggggtgtaatcattagtccaacagttgcaaacaagagtttctattggtcaaattcaggtatgtttgtTTGTCTCAGTTTCATTCCGTATCAGAAATGTTTTAACAGAATCTGCGGAATGAATACACACATGATCACattcaaacacagttcactttcatagcagccttTGATCAGTCTCCTCTTCACTTCGCTTGTGGATTACAGTGCAACACATCAGCGGTCTAAAGCAAAACTTTCATATCATAACTGGTAACAGCTACACAGCCTACATCAGTCAAcctagctactagaactaacgcattAGGAAacccagtggcaataaattaataaaagctTACCTTGGCACACAGAGCTCATCTctatttttgaagaaattaatctgttcaactattgtctgagtcaactactcaccacattttatgcacttcattgttagctagctgtagcttatgcttcaGTAATAGCTTAATTCTCTAATCATTTGATTGAGTGGACAacgtcagttcatgctgcaagtgCTCTgattggaggacgtcctccaacctatcataattattgtgtaagtctatggaaggggtgagaatcaggagcctcctaggttttgtattgaagtcaatgtacccagaggaggacagaaactaGTTTTCCTCCGGCTACACCGGTGTTATCCCAgtgagtgctgttgaggctactgtagaccattgcaaaaatgtttttaatttatTATTTGGTGAAGTGAATGTATTTAGTATAAAtgtatctaaaaaggataactaaCATTTCACTATTAAAACATTTCTGAAAGTCACTAAGGGTCCTcccctgaggagcctccacttaCACagcccttcagaaagtattacaactttttcacatgtTGTGTTCAGCCggaattaaaaatgtatttgattgttgttcactggcctacacacacacacacacacacacacaccataatgtCAAATTGTAATTAAGTTGACATTTTTACatattaataaaaaaatgaaaaagctgaatgtcttgagtcaataagtattcaacccctttgttatggcaagcctaaataagtaaaaatatgcttaacaagtcacataatacgttTCATGACCTCACTTGGTGTGCAAGTGTTTAACATAATTTATGAATGACCACCTCATCtcggtaccccacacatacagataattgtaaggtccctcagtcaagcagtatATTTCAAACacagggaggttttccattgCCTCGCATATTTGTAGATGGGTAgggaaaaaaagaaacaaaagctgacaTTGGGTGAAGTTATtaaaattacactttggatggtgtatcaatacacccaaagAGAGGCAtccttaactcagttgccagagaaggAGGAAACTACTCAGATATTTCACCAcgagaccaatggtgactttacaaCAGTTGCagattttaatggctgtgataggagaaaactgaggatcaaTAACATTGTACACTAGGGCctaatgaactgtaactcagtaaaatctttgaaattgttggcATGTTATGTTTATTTTTGGATTTCAAATAGAATACAAATGGGCATGTTGGTCACGGATGCCTTAAGAAAAGGTATGgtcatggatcagaaaaccagttagtatttggtgtgatcaccatttgcctcatgtagtGTGACATCTCCTTCACAGAGTTGACCAGGCTGTTGATTGAGGACTGTGGACCCACTCCTTTCAagacacaacaatgggcctcagggtctcgtcacagtatctctgcattcaaattgccatcgataaaataccaCACTGCCACCACTTTGTTCAGAAAAccacccacacgatgccatacacactgtctgccatctgcccggtacagttgaaactgggattcatccgtgaagagcacagttctccagcgtgccagtggccattgaagttTGCCCACTTTAGTCAGTTATCAGACTGGTGAGGGcgatgagcacgcagatgagcttcccggagacggtttctgacagtttgtgcagaaattcttcgattgtgcaaatccacagtttcatcagctttcctagtggctggtctcagatgatcccgcaggtaaagaagTCAGATGTGGAGATCCTGGCCTGGCGTGGGTACATGTGGTATGCGGTtgcgaggccggttggacgtactgccaaattctctaaaaacaatgttggaggcggcttatggtagaga encodes:
- the LOC109871546 gene encoding serine/threonine-protein kinase 17A, which produces MIPPPSPGLTDTRCRGQTETNRGATALLLDNIKTPIRTESFKELYNVIPGKELGRGKFAIVKMCMEKSTGTEYAAKFLKKRRKGQDCRVEVLHEIAVLELTNTSHRIINLHQVYETLTEMVLVLEYAAGGEIFNQCVAERDEAFTQEEVKWLMRQILEGVAFLHRNNIVHLDLKPQNILLTSACPLGDIKIVDFGLSRRLCQNQELREIMGTPEYVAPEILNYEPISTATDMWSIGVLAYMMLTGTSPFLGEDKQETFLNISQINIDYTENELQDLSAIHFIQSLLIKEPKSRATAEECLRHHWLQEQAQKKTEENITSEICQWEHDKSAPPSSLSSEEEGPVVEELMVVAAYTIGPCRPTVPNPETLFPDAKAVSKRFTFEEPRCSLQKTIF